Proteins from a genomic interval of Acetobacterium woodii DSM 1030:
- a CDS encoding Lrp/AsnC family transcriptional regulator gives MDSIDLKLINYLQENGRYSLKHLAESVFLSTPAVSARIAKLEEAGVITGYSALVNPIKLGYNIKAFINLEMTPQQKPEFYRFIEACPNVIECNCVTGKYCMLISVAFSTTMELDTFIGVLQKFGNTETQIVFSTAVQHRGISVVTPEK, from the coding sequence TTGGATTCAATTGATTTGAAATTAATTAATTATTTGCAGGAAAATGGGAGGTATTCCCTTAAACATTTGGCTGAGAGTGTATTTTTATCGACACCAGCAGTGTCGGCTCGGATTGCGAAACTCGAAGAAGCAGGCGTGATCACCGGATATTCAGCATTAGTTAATCCAATTAAATTAGGTTATAACATTAAAGCTTTTATTAATCTGGAAATGACACCACAGCAAAAACCTGAATTTTATCGGTTTATTGAGGCATGTCCTAATGTTATTGAATGCAATTGCGTTACTGGCAAATACTGTATGCTCATTAGTGTCGCTTTTTCGACAACGATGGAACTGGACACCTTTATTGGGGTACTCCAAAAATTTGGAAATACAGAAACGCAAATTGTTTTTTCGACAGCGGTTCAGCACCGCGGGATTAGTGTCGTAACCCCGGAGAAATAA
- a CDS encoding MFS transporter: protein MLKKMSVSVLMVMMILLLTVSTAFGANSGNRSIYEDSSGNVNIENSSVPDTEFAFAGSNITVNSVFDTTTFFAGNIITLDGEYNGDVFAIGNNVTVNGKINGNLYTAANQIVINGEVTQDVFAAGSDLAISKLATINRDAFFAAARINIDGTVGRNLRVGAGNLLINGAIKGFVDVDVDQLTINDSGVITGTINNRSTNEAIVSPSATAPTINWEKVVKNQNMEKTKGPSVGSVILSIITKLAFMLVIWLLITFMTKEFNANTTIIAKKHLLASLGIGAGFFFLSPLLLIISFIIYVPFGLAMTFGIISLAILGTAIAAVVLSKLLMRFFDDKMKPLLNSFVSILIIGAAVIILGYIPIINFIVFLFLDVVGVGFICYNVIFTNRGLKAEREADKNASLMIVETNETDDPDINQKEEDHQEE from the coding sequence ATGTTAAAAAAAATGAGCGTGTCAGTTTTAATGGTAATGATGATATTGCTGCTCACTGTTTCTACAGCTTTTGGGGCAAATTCAGGCAATCGCAGTATTTATGAGGATTCCAGTGGAAATGTGAATATCGAGAATTCGTCAGTACCCGATACGGAATTTGCCTTTGCCGGATCCAATATTACTGTTAATTCGGTGTTTGATACGACCACCTTTTTTGCCGGAAATATCATCACCCTTGATGGAGAATATAATGGTGACGTGTTTGCCATTGGTAATAATGTAACGGTTAATGGAAAAATAAATGGAAACCTTTATACAGCGGCAAATCAGATAGTTATCAATGGGGAAGTAACCCAAGATGTATTTGCTGCTGGTTCTGATTTGGCGATCAGTAAATTAGCGACTATTAATCGTGACGCGTTTTTTGCCGCTGCGCGGATAAATATTGATGGAACAGTTGGACGAAATCTTCGTGTTGGCGCGGGAAATCTTTTAATAAACGGAGCGATTAAGGGTTTTGTTGATGTCGATGTGGATCAATTAACGATCAACGATAGTGGTGTTATTACCGGCACAATTAATAATCGCAGCACTAACGAGGCAATTGTATCGCCCTCGGCGACTGCGCCCACGATTAATTGGGAAAAGGTCGTAAAAAATCAGAATATGGAAAAAACAAAAGGTCCGAGTGTTGGTTCGGTTATCTTATCCATTATCACTAAACTTGCATTTATGTTGGTGATTTGGTTGTTAATAACCTTCATGACGAAGGAATTTAATGCCAATACCACAATTATTGCTAAAAAGCATTTATTAGCGTCACTTGGAATCGGGGCCGGATTCTTTTTCCTATCGCCGTTGTTACTGATTATTTCCTTTATTATTTATGTGCCATTTGGGTTGGCTATGACTTTTGGGATTATTTCGTTGGCGATTTTAGGAACGGCTATTGCAGCGGTTGTACTTTCCAAACTGTTGATGCGGTTTTTTGATGACAAAATGAAACCGTTGCTAAACTCTTTTGTATCAATATTAATAATTGGAGCCGCAGTGATTATTTTAGGGTATATCCCAATCATAAATTTCATTGTATTTTTATTCTTGGATGTCGTAGGCGTTGGTTTTATTTGCTATAATGTTATCTTTACTAACAGAGGATTAAAAGCAGAACGTGAAGCCGATAAAAATGCCTCGTTGATGATTGTTGAAACTAATGAAACAGATGACCCTGACATTAATCAGAAGGAAGAGGATCACCAAGAAGAATAA